GCCTCCGCCATCAGCCGGTTGTGCGCGGCCCCGAAGCCCAGGTTCCTCCCGGCGTGCCGGTAGTCCGCGTCCGGGTCCAACCGCATCACCCGCGCGCGCAGCGAGTCGTCCGGCGAGTTGTCCAGCCACACGACCCGGAAGGCGGGCGCGCCCGGGGCCTCGCGGTTCCACCGGAGCGACTCCCACAGCCGCTCCAGCTCCCGCTCCGGGTTCCGGTAAAGCACGATGCCCAGCCAGATGCCCGGCCTCCCCCCACTCGCCGAAGCAGGGCCGCTCACGATCCGACGTCTCGCACCGGCGCCACGCGAGCCGCGGCGCCCTCCACGATCCACCGGTGCGGAGGCCGCGTCACGCCGCCGTCCTTCACGTTGGAGCGCACCTCGAAGGCGCACGCCGCCTCGTGCTTCTCCCGCACCTGCCCCGCCCGGTCGCGCACCACCACCGTGAACGTGTAGCGCCCCGCGACAAGCCCCAGCCGGTCCACCACGAAGCGCACGGTCCCGCTGCCGGACGCCGCCGCGCAGAAGGGAACCTCTTCCGCGAACGTGTCCGTGGCGTGCACCAGCACCCCGTCCACCCGGCACAGCTCCAGCCCCAGGCCCAGCTCCGGCGCGGGCGTGCGCGCGGTGTACGCGACGCTCAGCTCCAGGCCGTCCTCGGTGTCCACGAACTCCACCGCCCCACCATCCCGGCCCTTCAGCGTCACCGCGTCCACGGTGAGCGGGGAAGGCTCCGCCTGGGGCGCCGCCAGCGACGGCAGCGCGCCGCCGTCCGACGCCAGCGCGGGCGACTCCATGGACATGCCGCGCTCCTCCGCCAGCTCCACCGCGCGGCGGTAGCTGCGGATGACGTCCGCGGGAGGACCGAACTCGCGGATGCGCCCGGCGTCGATCCACGCGCCCAGGTCGCACCAGCGCTCCAGCGTCCCCAGGTCGTGGGTGACGATGACGATGGTCTTCCCGGCCCGCTTGAACTCCGTCATCTTCGCCAGGCTCTTCTTGCCGAAGTGCTCGTCACCGACGGCGAGGATCTCATCGATGATGAGGATGTCCGGATCCACGTGCGTGGCCA
The sequence above is drawn from the Corallococcus sp. NCRR genome and encodes:
- a CDS encoding ABC transporter ATP-binding protein, producing MTSALASPDAIVLRNVVKSFRKSTIRREYTTIKSELIRLLRGQRDTDGKSMIEALRGIDLVVPRGKTVGIIGRNGSGKSTLLKLISGIYTPTTGTIDINGRISALLDLGAGFHPDFSGRENILINGIILGMSRAEVKARMEEIIAFSELGDFIDEPVRTYSSGMYMRLAFSVATHVDPDILIIDEILAVGDEHFGKKSLAKMTEFKRAGKTIVIVTHDLGTLERWCDLGAWIDAGRIREFGPPADVIRSYRRAVELAEERGMSMESPALASDGGALPSLAAPQAEPSPLTVDAVTLKGRDGGAVEFVDTEDGLELSVAYTARTPAPELGLGLELCRVDGVLVHATDTFAEEVPFCAAASGSGTVRFVVDRLGLVAGRYTFTVVVRDRAGQVREKHEAACAFEVRSNVKDGGVTRPPHRWIVEGAAARVAPVRDVGS